Within the Pseudomonas orientalis genome, the region ACCGGCGCCGGCGCCAGCGCTTCGGCAACCACCGCAGGCGGGGCCGGCTCCAGCTCCGGCGGGGTCTCGGCGACTTGTTCAACCACCGGATGAGCGTCTTTTACGGCAACTTCTGTAAGTCCTTCGGTATTCATGAGTGTTCCTGTGAGGGCTCTTGTTGCTCTCTAAGCAATTGGGCAGCGCGGGCGGCGAAGTAGGTCAGAATGCCATCAGCGCCGGCACGTTTAAAGGCTGTCAGGGATTCGAGGATCACCCCTTCACTCAACCAACCATTCTGGATTGCGGCCATGTGCATGGCGTATTCACCGCTGACCTGATAGACAAAGGTCGGCACTTTGAATTCCTCTTTGACCCGGCAAAGGATGTCCAGGTAAGGCATCCCTGGCTTGACCATGACCATATCGGCGCCTTCGGCCAGGTCGGCCGCCACTTCGTGCAGGGCTTCTTGGCTGTTGGCCGGGTCCATCTGGTACGAAGCCTTGTCGGCCTTGCCCAGGTTCAGGGCCGAACCCACCGCATCGCGGAAGGGGCCGTAATAGGCGCTGCCGTACTTGGCCGAGTAGGCCATGATCCGCACATTGACGTGACCGGCCAATTCAAGGGCTTCGCGAATCGCCTGGATGCGGCCGTCCATCATGTCCGACGGCGCCACCACCTGGGCGCCTGCCGCCGCGTGGGACAAGGCCTGCTTGACCAGCGCATCGACGGTGATGTCGTTCTCGACGTAGCCTGACGGATCGAGGATGCCATCCTGCCCATGGGTGGTGAATGGATCGAGGGCTACGTCGGTGATCACCCCAAGCTGCGGGAAACGCTCGCGCAGGGCGCGGGTGGCGCGCTGGGCGATGCCCTGC harbors:
- the hemB gene encoding porphobilinogen synthase: MSFTPANRLFPATRLRRNRRDDFSRRLVRENVLTTNDLILPVFVLDGENRREAVASMPGVERLSIDLLLEEAAHWVALGIPALALFPVTPAGLKSLDAAEAWNPQGIAQRATRALRERFPQLGVITDVALDPFTTHGQDGILDPSGYVENDITVDALVKQALSHAAAGAQVVAPSDMMDGRIQAIREALELAGHVNVRIMAYSAKYGSAYYGPFRDAVGSALNLGKADKASYQMDPANSQEALHEVAADLAEGADMVMVKPGMPYLDILCRVKEEFKVPTFVYQVSGEYAMHMAAIQNGWLSEGVILESLTAFKRAGADGILTYFAARAAQLLREQQEPSQEHS